The candidate division WOR-3 bacterium genome includes the window AAGTATCAGTTCAGCCTCCGCGTTGAAATACAGGTGACCCGACTCCAGGTATCTTGAATTTTTATACGAATAGAAAATTTTCATTGCGGCGTTGGCACCGATTGTCCCCATTGGACGCATGAAAGCGCCGTATCCCAGACCGATTCCCGAAGCCCTCCAGCCGAGATTGGCGCAAAAAAACGGTCCTGAAATAGATTCAAAATGATACGGAGAAAATGTTCCGGTCCTCGGCAGGTATAAATTCAGTTCGGCGTTAATTCCGATTTTCTCGCTGTATGTCAGACCGACGTTGAACGGAACGAACCTGCGGGTTATGAATTGGCTTTCGTCTGGCACTTCTGATAATGCAGTTAGACAAAACAAAACAGAAAGAATTAGATTCATTTTTCATCCCCTTTTTCTTTTATTATATAAAATCTCTCGGTTTTATCCAACATTGAAATTTAAAGGGCTCAATAACACGAATTGAGAAACCCAACGTTTGAAATATTTCTTTTTTCCCAATACAATAAATGCCTAACCCAAACAAAGGGACAAAAAATGAAAATTAGCATTGTCTCCTATCTACTGTTTTTCCTGTCATTAAAGGTTTTGCCTCTCAACAGCATCGGCTTAGAAGACCTTCCCCTGCAGGACGGTTATTTCCGACTCAACGCTTCGACGTCCGCCGAACCTCTTCTCAGGTCGATTCTCTTTACGGTTCTTGACATTCCTTTCGAGTGGACGGGCGACCCCGGAGATTTTCGGACTATACTTCCTCTACAAGGTTCTGTGACGGACACTTCATATCTGAGGCTGATATCCAACATCTATGTCTCCGGAACACACAACGCATATACGGATCTGATTGTCGACAACGTCGATCTGATTTTGGTCGCGAGAAGTCCTTCGGAAGATGAACTCGAGGATGCCGGATTTAACGGCGTTGAATTCGAGGTTCATGTGGTCTCATACGACGCTTTCGTATTCTTGGCAAACAGTGACAACCCCTGTGAAAACCTGACCCTCGACCAGATAAGAGCGATATACTCTGGGAATATCTTACAATGGACGGATTTATTTGATTCGTTCAGGGGTGACTCCGAAATTCATCCATATCAAAGAGAACGTAATTCTGGCAGCCAGGAGCTGATGGAGGACCTCGTTATGGGGGATCTGGACATGATAGACGCCCCCGATATGATAGCCTACACCATGGCGGGTCCTTTCAACGCTCTGGAGTGCGATCGGCAGGGCATCGGGTACTCGGTGTTCTTCTACGCGCAGAACATTTCACCCAACGAGCGCATCAAACTCTTGGGCATCGAAGGGGTTTTTCCCACAAAGGAAACAATCCGAACGGAGGAATACCCCCTTACCACTGAAGTCTATGCAGTCATAAGAAAAGACACACCCGATGATCACCCCGCGAGAAACTTATTGAACTGGATTTTGTCCGAGGAAGGACAAAAAGCTGTCGCCGAGAGCGGATACGTCCCTTTGAATCGATGAGTTTTCAGAAATTAAATCTCTGAAAGCTCTTGAAGCTCTGAAAGCTCTGAAAAAAGTTTTCTAAAGAGAAAAGATATCTGTTATATTGCTATTTTACAAAAGGAGACCATATGTTTTTTGTGACGGTATTTTTGTTGTCCGGTCTGGGTTCTTCCTGGGGGCTACCCCAAAATTTTGAAGGCAAGAGCAGACCTGATTTTCAGTATCCCTCCGACAGCGTCATAACACACTCATACGACGTCCTGCACTACGACATAGACTTCAGCATCGAAAGCCAGTTCGATTCTATAGAAGGCAACACAACAATCACGTCAAGAGCAGAGCAGAACATCGACTCTATAGACATCCACTTCGGCATGA containing:
- a CDS encoding substrate-binding domain-containing protein — translated: MKISIVSYLLFFLSLKVLPLNSIGLEDLPLQDGYFRLNASTSAEPLLRSILFTVLDIPFEWTGDPGDFRTILPLQGSVTDTSYLRLISNIYVSGTHNAYTDLIVDNVDLILVARSPSEDELEDAGFNGVEFEVHVVSYDAFVFLANSDNPCENLTLDQIRAIYSGNILQWTDLFDSFRGDSEIHPYQRERNSGSQELMEDLVMGDLDMIDAPDMIAYTMAGPFNALECDRQGIGYSVFFYAQNISPNERIKLLGIEGVFPTKETIRTEEYPLTTEVYAVIRKDTPDDHPARNLLNWILSEEGQKAVAESGYVPLNR